One stretch of Pararhizobium qamdonense DNA includes these proteins:
- a CDS encoding helix-turn-helix domain-containing protein, translated as MAPSPLLQLAEELKVDPADEIALLTGRNLRRLRTRRGYSLDRLAKISGVSRAMLGQIETGKSSPTISILSKIALALDVPCGSLIAERDETTFFSLSRAKSKILSSSEGKFQTRALFPFESERRVEFYELRIAPHHAESAEAHQHGTVENLIVSKGTVEIIAGKHPPQILGEGDAVLFDADVVHTYRNMTGTEAILYLVMTYAEQVGT; from the coding sequence ATGGCGCCTAGTCCGCTATTGCAGTTGGCGGAAGAGCTGAAGGTCGATCCCGCCGATGAAATAGCGCTTCTGACCGGACGCAATCTGCGGCGGCTGCGAACCCGGCGCGGGTATTCGCTCGACCGGCTGGCCAAGATTTCCGGTGTCAGCCGTGCCATGCTCGGCCAGATCGAAACCGGCAAGAGCAGTCCGACGATCAGCATTCTGTCCAAGATTGCGCTGGCCCTTGACGTTCCCTGCGGCTCGCTGATTGCCGAGCGCGATGAAACGACATTCTTCTCGTTGAGCCGGGCAAAATCGAAAATCCTGTCCTCGTCCGAAGGGAAATTCCAGACCCGCGCGCTGTTTCCCTTCGAGAGCGAACGACGGGTGGAATTCTACGAGCTGAGGATTGCACCGCATCACGCGGAAAGTGCCGAAGCGCATCAGCATGGCACGGTGGAAAACCTGATCGTCTCGAAAGGGACCGTGGAAATCATCGCCGGCAAGCATCCGCCGCAAATTCTCGGTGAAGGCGACGCGGTGCTGTTTGATGCGGACGTCGTCCATACCTATCGCAACATGACCGGCACCGAAGCCATTCTCTATCTCGTCATGACCTATGCCGAGCAGGTGGGCACCTGA